The proteins below are encoded in one region of Anaerolineae bacterium:
- a CDS encoding NAD+ synthase produces the protein MTTLRIALAQINVTVGDLEGNTAKVSAYLEQARAVQANIVLFPELTLSGYPPEDLLLKPGFVAANRAALESLLPHTHGLTAIVGFTDKAGDLFNAAAVLHNGQLAAVYHKSLLPNYAVFDEDRYFAVGDTPLLFNLSLAPSSAVCFGVSVCEDIWYPAGPPETQAAAGAELLLNISASPYQSGKIQSREQMLATRAADNVAILAFCNLVGGQDELIFDGSSLVLDERGQVLARGRAFAEELVLADVNISNVFRQRLRDPRHRKDRLTKIQIDAFSQISLPAIENATAKLSPLEASVPAAHLEPVAEVYQALVLGTRDYVRKNGFSKVTMGLSGGIDSSLVAVIAADALGPENVIGVSMPARYSSDHSQSDAAELAQRLGIGYEVIAVEPVYQAYLDILADVFTGAPPNEAEENLQSRARGNTLMALSNKFGWLVLTTGNKSEMAVGYATIYGDMAGGFAVIKDVPKTLVYQLCRYRNQISNVIPENVLTKPPSAELRPDQKDTDSLPEYDLLDGILAAYIEDEYSAREIIALGYDEETVRRVIRMVDRNEYKRRQAPPGPKITSKSFGKDRRLPITNRYVSARW, from the coding sequence CCGTTGGCGACCTGGAAGGCAATACTGCCAAAGTAAGCGCCTACCTGGAACAGGCTAGGGCGGTTCAGGCCAATATTGTGCTCTTCCCGGAGTTAACCTTGAGCGGTTATCCGCCGGAAGACCTTTTGCTCAAACCCGGCTTTGTGGCGGCCAACCGGGCCGCCCTGGAAAGTCTGCTGCCCCACACCCACGGCCTCACCGCCATTGTGGGCTTTACGGATAAAGCCGGCGACCTGTTCAATGCCGCCGCCGTGCTGCACAACGGCCAACTGGCCGCGGTGTATCACAAATCACTGCTGCCCAACTATGCCGTTTTTGACGAAGACCGTTATTTTGCCGTGGGCGACACGCCCCTTTTATTCAACCTATCCCTGGCCCCCTCAAGCGCCGTTTGTTTTGGCGTGAGCGTGTGCGAAGACATCTGGTACCCGGCCGGCCCGCCGGAAACGCAGGCCGCTGCCGGGGCCGAACTTCTGCTCAATATTTCGGCCTCGCCCTACCAGAGCGGCAAAATCCAAAGCCGCGAACAAATGCTGGCTACCCGCGCCGCCGACAATGTGGCCATTTTGGCTTTTTGCAACCTAGTCGGCGGGCAGGATGAATTGATCTTTGATGGCAGCAGCCTGGTGCTGGACGAGCGAGGCCAGGTTCTGGCCCGAGGCCGGGCCTTTGCCGAAGAGTTGGTGCTGGCCGACGTTAATATCAGCAACGTTTTCCGGCAGCGCCTGCGCGATCCCCGGCATCGTAAGGACAGGTTGACCAAAATCCAAATAGACGCCTTTAGCCAGATTTCCCTGCCGGCCATAGAGAACGCAACGGCCAAACTGTCGCCGCTTGAGGCTTCGGTTCCGGCCGCTCATCTGGAGCCGGTGGCGGAAGTCTACCAGGCCCTGGTGCTGGGCACGCGAGATTACGTGCGCAAAAACGGATTCAGCAAGGTGACTATGGGCTTATCCGGCGGCATTGATAGTTCGTTGGTGGCCGTAATTGCCGCCGACGCCTTGGGGCCGGAGAACGTGATAGGCGTGTCTATGCCCGCGCGCTACTCCTCGGACCATTCCCAAAGCGACGCCGCCGAACTGGCCCAACGCTTGGGCATTGGTTATGAGGTGATTGCCGTTGAGCCGGTTTACCAGGCTTATCTGGACATCCTGGCCGATGTTTTTACCGGCGCCCCGCCCAACGAGGCCGAAGAGAATTTACAGAGCCGGGCGCGCGGCAACACCCTGATGGCCTTGAGCAATAAATTCGGCTGGCTGGTGCTGACCACGGGCAACAAGAGTGAAATGGCCGTGGGCTACGCCACCATTTACGGCGACATGGCCGGCGGTTTTGCCGTGATCAAAGACGTGCCCAAAACCCTGGTTTACCAGTTGTGCCGTTATCGCAACCAAATCAGCAATGTTATCCCCGAAAATGTCCTCACCAAACCCCCCTCCGCCGAACTACGGCCCGACCAAAAGGATACCGACTCCCTGCCGGAGTACGATCTGCTGGACGGCATCCTGGCCGCCTACATTGAGGATGAATACAGCGCCCGCGAGATCATCGCCCTGGGTTACGACGAGGAAACCGTGCGCCGGGTCATCCGCATGGTGGACCGCAACGAGTACAAACGCCGCCAGGCCCCGCCCGGCCCCAAAATCACCAGCAAATCCTTTGGCAAAGACCGGCGGTTGCCGATTACTAATCGGTATGTATCGGCCAGGTGGTAA